From Gemmatimonadaceae bacterium, the proteins below share one genomic window:
- a CDS encoding GreA/GreB family elongation factor, with product MIEALKQKLTDEAEKLRFELNVTLPNEIRKAVELGDLRENSEYKAALERQQFVQARLGHLTQRLSKLSSIDESQIAADAVGMGSKVTVEDQDTKDREDYNLIFGDAEDFEDGQVTMSSPIGRALLGKKVGEVALLKLPARTRKLKVVKLVTIHEDA from the coding sequence GTGATCGAGGCGCTCAAGCAAAAGCTCACCGACGAGGCGGAGAAGCTCCGTTTCGAACTGAACGTCACGCTGCCGAACGAGATTCGAAAGGCCGTCGAACTCGGCGACCTGCGCGAGAACTCCGAGTACAAGGCCGCGCTCGAGCGCCAGCAGTTCGTGCAGGCGCGCCTGGGGCATCTCACGCAGCGCCTGTCCAAGCTGTCGAGCATCGACGAGTCGCAGATCGCGGCCGACGCCGTCGGGATGGGGTCGAAGGTCACGGTCGAGGACCAGGACACCAAGGACCGTGAGGACTACAATCTCATCTTCGGCGACGCCGAGGACTTCGAGGACGGCCAGGTGACGATGTCGTCACCGATCGGGCGTGCGTTGCTCGGGAAGAAGGTCGGCGAGGTAGCGCTGCTCAAGCTGCCGGCGCGGACGCGCAAGCTGAAGGTCGTGAAGCTGGTGACGATTCACGAGGACGCGTGA
- a CDS encoding DUF3299 domain-containing protein has translation MKTPLLILAAFATLTAAAPLHAQNRVPLPETAAVPVDWRLLGLLDFEKGIAPDTLKALDGKKVSVPGFIVPLDDAVEDGAEFLLVPYYGACVHTPPPPPNQMAFVTMHGNKSVKLALFDAVWLDGTLRITNYESPYGSVGFTIEGQSMRPYTGK, from the coding sequence ATGAAGACACCGCTCCTCATCCTCGCGGCTTTCGCCACGCTGACAGCCGCCGCGCCACTCCACGCGCAAAACAGGGTTCCACTGCCGGAGACTGCCGCCGTTCCCGTCGACTGGCGGCTGCTCGGCCTGCTCGACTTCGAGAAGGGCATCGCCCCGGACACCTTGAAGGCGCTCGACGGCAAGAAGGTGAGCGTCCCTGGATTCATCGTGCCGCTCGACGATGCCGTGGAAGACGGCGCCGAGTTCCTCTTGGTCCCGTACTACGGCGCCTGCGTGCACACGCCGCCCCCGCCGCCGAATCAGATGGCCTTCGTCACGATGCACGGCAACAAGTCGGTGAAGCTCGCGCTCTTTGATGCCGTGTGGCTGGACGGCACGCTGCGTATCACGAACTACGAGAGCCCCTACGGCAGCGTCGGCTTCACGATCGAAGGGCAGTCCATGCGTCCGTATACGGGCAAGTGA
- a CDS encoding ATP-binding cassette domain-containing protein, producing the protein MRGERLFLHGPSGSGKTTLLGLLAGVLVPSAGRLDVLGEPLGALRGAARDRFRAAHVGYVFQMFNLIPYLSVRDNILLPLRLSSARRARLKGAEPAAEASRLAEGLELHGLLDQPVTALSVGQQQRVAVARALIGSPELIVCDEPTSALDADRRDRFLSLLFASCAESQATLVFVSHDLGLAPKFGRTVSLPQINRAAVASAA; encoded by the coding sequence ATGCGCGGCGAGCGACTCTTTCTGCACGGGCCGAGTGGCAGCGGCAAGACAACGTTGCTCGGGCTCCTGGCCGGCGTGCTGGTCCCCAGCGCCGGCCGCCTCGATGTCCTCGGTGAACCACTTGGCGCGCTGCGGGGTGCCGCCCGCGATCGGTTTCGCGCCGCGCACGTCGGCTATGTCTTTCAGATGTTCAACTTGATTCCGTACCTCTCGGTGCGGGACAACATCCTGCTGCCTCTGCGCCTTTCCAGCGCGCGGCGCGCCCGGCTCAAGGGCGCGGAGCCTGCGGCCGAAGCGAGTCGGCTCGCCGAGGGTCTCGAGTTGCACGGACTGCTCGATCAGCCCGTGACCGCACTGTCCGTCGGCCAGCAGCAACGCGTCGCCGTGGCACGGGCGTTGATCGGCTCCCCGGAACTGATCGTCTGCGACGAGCCCACCTCCGCGCTCGATGCCGACCGGCGCGACCGCTTCCTCTCGCTGCTCTTCGCCTCCTGCGCCGAGAGCCAAGCCACCTTGGTCTTCGTCAGCCACGACCTCGGCCTGGCCCCGAAGTTCGGTCGCACGGTGAGCCTGCCACAGATCAACCGCGCCGCCGTGGCCAGCGCCGCCTGA
- a CDS encoding ABC transporter permease: protein MFLLSLALRSLRARIVITTLTTVSIALSVMLLVGMEQLRRGVRESFAGTIRGTDLIVGARGGNTQVLLSTVFGMAAPSGSVQWSTFERWSAHPAVAWTIPYALGDSHRGFRVIGTTAEFFARYRFRDRQVEFASGRAPVAPDEVAIGYEVATRLGYALDTAVVLAHGVAAVSFAEHEVHPFRVVGVIARTSTPIDRALYVTLDGLTAMHEDESERGGLAMGPPTDATEGPAPITAFLVGTKNRFETLRLQREMNEDRADPLTAVIPGVALGQLWETVGNAEAAMRLVALFTLLVGLMAMCIALYASLEGRRREMAILRAVGAGPRTIVALLVSESAVLSAAGAALGVVLVYGLIAVAAGPIEARYGLALTTRPLGQAEWIFLAAVVSAGALIGVIPAWKAYRSSLADGLSVKA, encoded by the coding sequence ATGTTCCTGCTCTCGCTGGCGCTGCGCTCCCTGCGCGCGCGGATCGTCATCACCACGCTCACTACGGTGAGCATCGCGCTGTCCGTGATGTTGCTCGTGGGCATGGAGCAGTTGCGCCGCGGCGTACGCGAGAGCTTCGCGGGCACCATTCGCGGCACGGACCTCATCGTCGGGGCGCGCGGCGGCAACACGCAGGTGCTGCTCAGCACGGTGTTCGGTATGGCCGCACCGTCAGGCAGCGTGCAGTGGTCCACGTTCGAGCGATGGTCCGCTCACCCCGCCGTGGCCTGGACGATTCCCTACGCCCTCGGCGATTCGCATCGCGGGTTCCGGGTGATCGGCACGACGGCGGAGTTCTTCGCGCGCTATCGCTTTCGTGATCGGCAGGTGGAGTTCGCCAGCGGTCGCGCACCCGTCGCGCCGGACGAGGTGGCGATCGGCTACGAGGTCGCGACACGACTGGGCTACGCACTCGACACCGCGGTGGTGCTCGCGCACGGCGTCGCGGCGGTGTCCTTCGCCGAGCACGAAGTGCATCCCTTCCGCGTGGTCGGCGTGATTGCGCGCACGTCAACGCCGATCGACCGCGCACTGTACGTCACACTCGACGGCCTTACGGCGATGCACGAGGACGAGTCCGAACGCGGTGGATTGGCCATGGGCCCGCCGACCGATGCCACCGAGGGCCCGGCGCCGATCACGGCATTCCTCGTCGGCACCAAGAACCGTTTCGAGACGCTGCGCCTCCAGCGCGAGATGAACGAGGATCGCGCCGATCCACTGACGGCGGTCATTCCCGGCGTCGCACTCGGCCAACTCTGGGAAACCGTCGGCAACGCCGAGGCGGCGATGCGACTGGTGGCGTTGTTCACGTTGCTGGTGGGCCTGATGGCGATGTGCATTGCCCTCTACGCCTCGCTCGAAGGCCGACGCCGCGAGATGGCGATCCTGCGCGCGGTCGGCGCGGGCCCGCGCACGATCGTCGCATTGCTGGTGTCCGAGTCGGCCGTGCTCTCCGCCGCGGGCGCGGCGCTGGGCGTGGTGCTGGTCTATGGGTTGATTGCCGTGGCCGCCGGCCCCATCGAGGCGCGCTACGGGCTCGCCCTGACCACTCGCCCGCTGGGCCAGGCCGAGTGGATATTCTTGGCGGCAGTGGTCAGCGCGGGCGCCCTGATCGGCGTTATCCCCGCGTGGAAGGCCTATCGCTCGTCGCTCGCCGACGGGCTGTCGGTGAAGGCGTAG
- a CDS encoding M20/M25/M40 family metallo-hydrolase encodes MQFRAVVLLAMLAPALAAQQRAGAARPPAGDRNPMAEPVVPNVGAISHIRTAPVTNPVLQRIWSEGMERSQAMALAQELMDPIGQRLTASPQMDAAQDWILGKYAAWGVTARKERYGTWLGWNRGVTHVDLIAPRVRSLEAYALAYSPGMARPAEGEVIAYPEGVSTPEQFDAWLPNVKGKYFLMNPPRLSCRSPGQWAEFGTTEETERVNEEQTRMQRDWAQTNVAMSGGRNVWQKLKDAGALGVFTFQFSNYPGIQKVFGSPLQTVPSFAVGCEDYGLLYRMSRANQKPRVRAYTDSRVMGERPTFNVIAEIKGSEKPNEYVVLSAHFDSHSASSGATDNGTGTITMLEALRILKTVYPNPKRTIIVGHWAGEEQGLNGSKAFTEDHPEVISGLQALFNQDNGTGRIVNLSAGPFPGAAVRLESYLHEIPNELTRWIRFSPTGPQSTGGTDHASFVCHKTPAFNLGALSWDYSFTTWHTDRDTYDKVVESDLKNNATLTAMLAYLASEDPQRMPREVGPLPPTPNGQPGQWRDCTPARRSSEGAVR; translated from the coding sequence GTGCAGTTCCGTGCAGTCGTTCTTCTCGCGATGCTCGCGCCGGCGCTCGCCGCGCAGCAGCGTGCCGGCGCCGCCCGCCCACCCGCTGGCGACCGCAACCCGATGGCCGAGCCGGTGGTGCCGAACGTCGGCGCCATCTCGCACATCCGCACCGCGCCCGTCACGAACCCCGTGCTGCAGCGCATCTGGTCCGAGGGCATGGAGCGTTCGCAGGCGATGGCCTTGGCGCAGGAGCTGATGGACCCCATCGGCCAGCGCCTCACCGCCTCGCCGCAGATGGACGCGGCGCAGGACTGGATTCTCGGCAAGTACGCCGCCTGGGGCGTGACCGCCCGCAAGGAGCGCTACGGTACCTGGCTGGGCTGGAACCGCGGCGTCACGCACGTCGACCTCATCGCGCCGCGCGTGCGCTCGCTCGAGGCCTACGCGCTGGCGTATAGCCCGGGCATGGCCCGGCCGGCCGAGGGCGAGGTCATTGCGTATCCGGAGGGCGTGAGCACGCCGGAGCAGTTCGACGCCTGGCTGCCGAACGTGAAGGGCAAGTACTTCCTGATGAATCCGCCGCGGTTGTCCTGCCGCTCGCCGGGCCAGTGGGCCGAGTTCGGCACCACGGAGGAGACGGAGCGCGTGAACGAGGAGCAGACGCGCATGCAGCGCGACTGGGCGCAGACGAACGTCGCGATGAGCGGCGGCCGCAACGTGTGGCAGAAGTTGAAGGACGCCGGCGCGTTGGGCGTGTTCACCTTCCAGTTCTCGAACTACCCCGGCATCCAGAAGGTCTTCGGCTCGCCGCTGCAGACCGTGCCTTCCTTCGCCGTCGGCTGCGAGGACTACGGGCTGCTCTACCGGATGTCGCGCGCCAACCAGAAGCCGCGCGTGCGCGCCTACACCGACAGCCGCGTGATGGGCGAGCGTCCGACGTTCAACGTGATTGCCGAGATCAAGGGCTCGGAGAAGCCGAACGAGTACGTCGTGCTCTCGGCGCACTTTGACTCGCACTCGGCCAGCTCCGGCGCGACGGACAACGGCACCGGCACCATCACGATGCTCGAGGCGCTGCGCATCCTGAAGACCGTGTATCCCAACCCGAAGCGCACGATCATCGTCGGCCACTGGGCCGGTGAGGAGCAGGGGCTGAATGGCTCCAAGGCGTTCACCGAGGATCATCCCGAGGTGATCAGCGGCCTGCAGGCGCTGTTCAACCAGGACAACGGCACGGGCCGCATCGTGAACCTCTCGGCCGGACCCTTCCCGGGTGCTGCGGTTCGCTTGGAGTCGTACCTGCACGAGATCCCCAACGAGCTCACGCGCTGGATCCGCTTCTCACCGACCGGCCCGCAGTCCACCGGCGGCACGGACCACGCGAGCTTCGTCTGCCACAAGACGCCGGCCTTCAACCTCGGCGCGCTGTCGTGGGACTACTCGTTCACGACCTGGCACACGGACCGCGACACGTATGACAAGGTTGTGGAGTCGGACCTCAAGAACAACGCGACGCTGACGGCGATGCTGGCGTACCTCGCGAGCGAGGATCCGCAGCGGATGCCGCGCGAGGTCGGGCCGTTGCCGCCGACGCCGAACGGGCAGCCGGGGCAGTGGCGGGATTGCACGCCGGCGAGGCGGAGTTCAGAAGGGGCGGTGCGGTAG
- a CDS encoding Ig-like domain-containing protein gives MRRPRLLGLSLPRLAAVAGAFVLSTLSCGREITGPNGTRFARGLSFVAEYPGEMASLEDGAGSVIAFNRVRVIFRRMDGAVALERIVQFPANATEIPASFDVPLSSGVGPEGEPLSLFLRYINAAGDTVFAGGPVSVIARPTISGVQAPPPASVPLVYTGLGSEATSVVIAPDTTALVSGDPFALTATAYDAQMNPVPLAPLVWSSLNTTMARLDSVGLGSGSTLPSRGWARVRVALAAGGGADTAWLNIAPRAGSLQLVSGGGQTASIAAILPDSIRLRVLATDGLAMANVWVRFAATTGGGLISADSALSDSLGYVGLRWTLGASVGTQTLTASIAGTTATATINATAEAATLPSLVLATPPQSGVAGTLLADIFVEVRDAQDVLVTDYADSVEVSVFSGPGEASLLGIRRVQAVGGIATFDSLALTLRGTYTLMFAGVGVLPVTAAPISIAPGAPFGLLLLSGGAQNAPPSSVLPDSIVAHLLDEFGNGVPGVAVVPGGGSFGSVSPASVNSDSTGRVAFRWTLGAETTPQLLELTVPGFDVPPLLVSANLGDSTVASTEVALGADTLHSIGETTLLTATARDLFTNVVSGTFTFVSGNPAVATVDSTGLVTAVADGSAWLHAIESGGTRDSTLIVVQQLLASIVVTPASRQLYLGTTFQFAAQAVDGLGVPMLTQPAFTWNSQNLSVALVDSTGLVSTVGLGGTQIQATAGAVTGVSAVTVVTPITRIAVIRDSIGFSVTDTFTLVALQRPRSYRAVAYDTLDAPMTGIAFTWVSSNPSVAAVDSTGSETVRARAQANGITAIRASAQGVTGAASLRVQQVLADIDLSPDAASIAPTGNTLLTARGLDPDGFNLPSISGVTFTSLTTAIATVNASSGLVTGVANGTALITANVDTVLADTVTITVGGAVPAVISFGRDSLAIGRSASQSIPIYLSRPHTSPLTVELAVADTFAYFSTASITIPTGATSGNATLNGRNAGSTQVFAVDGSAAGYAGDTATLAVQANVRFSTTSYSILATNELATQVLLSDPAPAGGTFVTYSYGTPGITEVSPNPAFIPQGQLSVNVVIRGLSGGSSTITPVATGVNGQSATVTVSPAVLDLIGTTHVMGVNTQRADLYVYVGANASQPIPISLTSSDTTVLRVNNTTIPAGIYYAYFSMTAVGTGDVWLHSSAPGFTSDSVRVFVTTLSLDACCDATRQTTSPPQNFSITVRDSVGGAYNRTTPLVVQIASSDTNVVRLASSTATVPAGANGNFSIQYTMAGAIGSAWIRTTASGVRPDSILITVQGPKLSFSYTSSQVGAGQRNTGSYVYVPNNTAQPLVVHLTNTSPSTVQIPDSVIIPAGTYYVYFNADGLAPGSATFYASALGHEPDTATFVVSTPRIDITGGGTLNNFAPPFGTTVIVRDSAGNAYPRIAPLGVALSSSDTTVLRVTDSVTVGAGASSSNAATVTIVGPGTAWIRVSAAGHGVDSVSYTVQDPQLSLSFNTYVLGRRQSSGPSSIYVHVPNNVTDTLPVTLTHTNPTAVALSTTTPSIPTGIYYRYFAADGLAFGVDTIVASAPGYRPDTAVIHVSSTRFSIGSLPATRTTTDPVSGFGVTIVDSLGTSHPSLDTVVVSVVSSAPGVLQPVLPSYRILPGITSVNPQVAFVGPGSGFITVSDSLGAGYVGGQTNTVTVTGPSLFLVNSSPQLGMRQNSGGGNAYVYVQNNVTGQPLVVNLASSDPSVATVPATVTIPVGTYYAYFNVTAHDVVGTVQIQATAAGYSPATVNQEVTAPRFVVTTATTVRTTQGLQVVNVYATDAAGTQHPTNEAVVVNLASSSTAVGTIDSATVTIPAGASQHSTARFRPLTPGTTQLSATDPRSEGYRYNTGTVNVSVTLPSLQFSWGGSMSVGIGQYTDDYYVYTQDNQVAAVVANLSRATGRSVVADTTTINAGTYYRYVRIGGGTAGADTLRASAAGFVDSPPAGVNVGLGRVDGITNWPTTLATDSVQVTLYTRAPDASIRRVSEATTFTLAATGNVQFAVGGATVASVVVPADGISVSFWVKRLPGGGTANVSISAANYATYNSNVVVSP, from the coding sequence ATGCGACGCCCACGCCTCCTTGGCCTCTCCCTGCCGCGACTCGCGGCGGTCGCCGGGGCGTTCGTGCTCTCGACGCTGTCCTGCGGCCGTGAGATCACCGGCCCGAACGGAACACGCTTCGCGCGCGGACTCTCGTTCGTCGCCGAGTATCCAGGTGAAATGGCGTCGCTGGAGGACGGCGCGGGAAGCGTCATCGCGTTCAACCGCGTGCGCGTGATCTTCCGGCGGATGGATGGCGCCGTGGCACTCGAGCGCATCGTGCAGTTCCCCGCCAACGCCACGGAGATCCCGGCGAGCTTCGACGTGCCGCTTTCGAGCGGCGTGGGTCCCGAGGGGGAACCACTGTCGCTCTTCCTGCGCTACATCAACGCCGCCGGTGACACGGTGTTTGCCGGCGGACCCGTGAGCGTCATCGCGCGACCGACCATCAGTGGAGTTCAGGCGCCGCCGCCAGCCAGCGTCCCGCTGGTGTACACGGGCCTGGGTTCCGAGGCGACCAGCGTGGTCATCGCGCCCGACACCACCGCGTTGGTCTCCGGTGACCCGTTTGCCTTGACCGCGACGGCCTACGACGCCCAGATGAACCCGGTGCCGCTGGCGCCGCTGGTGTGGTCGTCCCTGAACACCACGATGGCGCGGCTGGATTCCGTCGGGCTGGGCAGCGGAAGCACGCTGCCGAGCCGCGGCTGGGCGCGCGTGCGCGTCGCGCTCGCCGCGGGCGGCGGCGCCGACACGGCTTGGCTCAACATCGCCCCTCGTGCGGGCTCACTGCAGCTCGTGTCGGGCGGCGGCCAGACAGCATCCATTGCCGCGATCCTGCCGGATTCGATCCGTCTGCGTGTGCTGGCGACGGATGGCCTGGCGATGGCCAACGTGTGGGTGCGCTTCGCCGCCACGACTGGCGGTGGTCTCATCTCGGCCGACTCGGCACTGTCCGACTCGCTGGGGTACGTGGGCCTCCGCTGGACGCTCGGGGCGAGCGTGGGCACGCAGACGTTGACCGCGTCGATTGCCGGCACGACGGCGACGGCGACCATCAACGCGACCGCCGAAGCCGCCACGCTGCCCTCGCTGGTACTCGCGACGCCGCCGCAGTCCGGCGTCGCGGGCACGCTGCTCGCCGACATCTTCGTCGAGGTTCGCGACGCGCAGGATGTCCTGGTCACCGACTACGCCGATAGCGTCGAGGTCTCGGTATTCTCCGGACCGGGCGAAGCGTCGCTTCTGGGCATCCGCCGCGTCCAGGCCGTGGGCGGCATCGCGACCTTCGACTCCCTCGCGCTCACGCTGCGAGGCACATACACACTCATGTTCGCGGGTGTGGGCGTGCTTCCCGTGACAGCGGCGCCAATCTCGATCGCGCCGGGCGCGCCGTTCGGCCTTCTCCTGCTGTCCGGCGGCGCACAGAACGCGCCGCCGAGCTCCGTGTTGCCCGATTCGATCGTGGCGCATCTCCTTGACGAGTTCGGCAACGGTGTGCCGGGTGTCGCCGTGGTGCCGGGTGGCGGTTCGTTCGGTTCCGTGTCGCCAGCCAGCGTCAACTCAGACTCTACGGGCCGCGTAGCCTTCCGCTGGACGCTTGGCGCGGAAACCACGCCGCAGCTGCTAGAGCTGACGGTGCCCGGCTTCGACGTGCCGCCCCTGTTGGTGTCCGCCAACCTCGGCGACAGCACGGTGGCGAGTACCGAGGTCGCACTAGGGGCCGATACGCTGCATTCAATCGGCGAGACCACGCTGCTGACCGCGACCGCGCGCGATCTGTTCACCAACGTGGTGAGCGGGACGTTCACGTTCGTAAGCGGCAATCCGGCGGTCGCCACTGTCGACAGCACCGGTCTCGTGACGGCTGTCGCCGACGGATCCGCCTGGTTGCACGCTATCGAGAGCGGCGGGACGCGCGACTCGACGCTGATCGTGGTGCAGCAGCTGCTGGCATCGATCGTCGTCACACCGGCTTCTCGACAACTCTATCTCGGCACCACCTTCCAGTTCGCGGCGCAGGCCGTGGACGGGCTTGGCGTGCCGATGCTGACTCAGCCGGCATTCACCTGGAACTCGCAGAACCTGTCCGTCGCGCTCGTGGACTCTACGGGGCTGGTCAGCACCGTGGGGCTCGGCGGTACGCAGATTCAAGCGACGGCCGGCGCGGTAACCGGCGTGTCCGCCGTTACGGTCGTCACGCCGATCACGCGGATCGCCGTGATCCGTGACTCCATCGGCTTCAGTGTGACGGACACGTTCACGCTCGTCGCGCTGCAGCGGCCGCGCAGCTACCGCGCCGTTGCCTATGACACCCTCGACGCCCCGATGACGGGCATCGCCTTCACCTGGGTGTCGTCAAACCCGTCGGTCGCGGCGGTGGATTCCACGGGGAGCGAGACCGTGCGCGCGCGCGCACAGGCCAACGGCATCACGGCGATCCGCGCAAGCGCCCAGGGCGTCACTGGCGCCGCATCGCTGCGGGTGCAACAAGTGCTCGCGGACATCGATCTCTCGCCGGACGCGGCGAGCATCGCGCCGACGGGCAACACGCTGTTGACGGCGCGCGGCCTCGATCCGGACGGCTTCAACCTGCCGTCGATCTCGGGGGTGACGTTCACGTCGCTCACGACGGCTATCGCCACCGTGAATGCCTCGAGCGGACTGGTGACGGGTGTGGCCAACGGTACGGCGCTCATCACGGCAAACGTGGACACCGTCCTCGCGGACACCGTGACCATCACCGTGGGCGGCGCGGTGCCGGCCGTGATTTCCTTCGGGCGCGACTCGCTGGCGATTGGCCGCTCGGCGAGCCAGAGCATCCCGATCTATCTCAGCCGTCCTCACACAAGCCCGCTCACGGTTGAGCTCGCGGTCGCCGACACCTTCGCGTACTTCTCGACCGCGAGCATCACCATCCCCACGGGCGCGACGAGTGGCAATGCCACGCTGAATGGCCGCAATGCCGGCAGCACGCAGGTCTTCGCGGTCGATGGCAGCGCGGCCGGTTATGCCGGCGATACCGCGACGCTGGCGGTGCAGGCCAACGTGCGCTTCAGCACGACGTCGTACTCGATCCTGGCGACCAACGAGCTTGCGACGCAGGTGCTGCTCTCCGACCCGGCGCCGGCCGGCGGCACGTTCGTCACCTACAGCTACGGGACGCCTGGCATCACCGAGGTGTCGCCGAACCCCGCGTTCATTCCGCAGGGGCAGCTGTCGGTGAACGTGGTGATCCGCGGACTCAGCGGCGGCAGCTCCACCATCACGCCCGTGGCAACCGGCGTGAATGGGCAGTCGGCGACGGTCACCGTATCGCCGGCCGTGCTGGACCTCATCGGCACCACGCACGTGATGGGCGTCAACACACAGCGCGCGGACCTCTACGTCTATGTCGGGGCCAACGCGTCGCAGCCTATCCCCATCTCGTTGACGTCGAGCGACACCACCGTGCTCCGCGTCAACAACACCACGATTCCGGCCGGCATCTACTACGCGTACTTCAGCATGACGGCGGTGGGCACCGGCGACGTGTGGTTGCACAGTTCCGCGCCCGGCTTCACCAGCGACAGCGTGCGCGTGTTCGTGACGACGCTGTCGCTCGATGCCTGCTGCGATGCGACGCGCCAGACGACATCGCCCCCGCAGAACTTCAGCATCACCGTGCGAGACTCGGTGGGCGGTGCCTACAACCGCACGACGCCGCTGGTGGTGCAGATCGCATCGTCCGATACGAACGTCGTGCGGCTCGCCTCGTCAACGGCGACGGTGCCCGCCGGCGCCAACGGCAACTTCTCGATCCAGTACACGATGGCTGGCGCTATCGGGTCGGCGTGGATCCGGACGACTGCGTCGGGCGTCCGGCCGGATTCGATCCTGATCACCGTGCAGGGGCCGAAGCTCTCGTTCAGCTATACGAGTTCGCAGGTGGGCGCCGGCCAGCGCAACACAGGCTCGTACGTGTACGTCCCGAACAACACCGCACAGCCGCTCGTGGTGCACCTGACGAACACGTCGCCGAGCACGGTGCAGATTCCGGACTCGGTCATCATCCCGGCCGGCACCTACTACGTCTACTTCAATGCCGACGGATTGGCGCCGGGCAGTGCGACATTCTATGCGAGTGCCCTCGGGCACGAGCCTGACACCGCCACGTTTGTCGTCTCGACGCCGCGCATCGACATCACGGGCGGCGGCACGTTGAACAACTTCGCGCCGCCCTTTGGCACCACCGTGATTGTCCGCGACTCCGCCGGCAACGCATACCCGCGAATCGCGCCGCTCGGCGTCGCCCTGTCCTCGTCCGACACGACCGTGCTCCGCGTGACGGACAGCGTGACCGTGGGAGCGGGCGCCAGCAGCAGCAATGCTGCGACGGTGACGATCGTGGGGCCAGGAACGGCCTGGATTCGCGTCTCCGCAGCGGGGCACGGGGTGGACTCCGTGTCGTACACGGTGCAGGACCCGCAGCTCTCGCTGAGCTTCAACACCTACGTGCTCGGCCGGCGCCAGAGCAGCGGGCCGAGTTCCATCTACGTGCATGTGCCGAACAACGTGACGGATACGTTGCCCGTCACGCTGACGCACACGAATCCGACCGCGGTCGCGCTCAGCACCACGACGCCCAGCATCCCGACGGGGATCTACTACCGCTACTTCGCGGCGGATGGCCTCGCGTTCGGCGTGGACACCATCGTGGCCAGCGCGCCGGGCTACCGGCCGGACACGGCGGTCATCCACGTGTCATCCACGCGGTTCTCCATCGGCTCGCTGCCCGCGACGCGCACCACCACGGACCCGGTCTCGGGCTTCGGCGTGACCATCGTCGACTCGCTTGGCACCTCGCATCCCAGCCTCGACACGGTTGTGGTGAGCGTGGTCTCGAGCGCACCGGGCGTCCTGCAGCCCGTGCTACCGTCATACCGGATCCTGCCCGGCATCACGTCCGTGAATCCGCAGGTGGCCTTCGTCGGTCCCGGCAGCGGCTTCATCACGGTCAGTGATTCACTCGGCGCCGGTTACGTCGGCGGACAGACCAACACCGTCACCGTGACTGGGCCCTCGCTGTTCCTCGTGAACAGCAGCCCGCAGCTCGGCATGCGCCAGAACAGTGGCGGCGGCAACGCCTATGTGTACGTGCAGAACAACGTCACGGGCCAGCCATTGGTGGTGAATCTGGCCAGCAGCGACCCGTCGGTGGCCACCGTGCCCGCAACGGTGACCATCCCGGTCGGCACGTACTACGCGTACTTCAACGTGACCGCGCACGACGTGGTCGGCACCGTGCAGATCCAGGCCACGGCCGCTGGCTACTCACCGGCGACGGTGAACCAGGAAGTCACGGCGCCACGATTCGTCGTCACGACGGCGACCACCGTGCGCACGACGCAGGGCCTGCAGGTCGTGAACGTCTACGCCACCGACGCCGCCGGGACGCAACACCCGACGAACGAGGCGGTGGTCGTGAATCTCGCATCGTCCAGCACCGCCGTCGGCACGATCGATTCGGCGACGGTGACCATCCCCGCCGGTGCCTCGCAGCACAGCACGGCGCGCTTCCGCCCACTCACCCCCGGCACCACACAGCTCAGCGCCACCGACCCGCGAAGCGAAGGGTACCGCTACAACACCGGCACGGTGAACGTCTCTGTCACGCTTCCCTCGCTGCAGTTCAGCTGGGGCGGCAGTATGTCGGTCGGCATCGGCCAGTATACGGACGACTACTACGTCTACACACAGGACAACCAGGTAGCGGCGGTCGTCGCGAACCTGTCGCGCGCGACCGGGCGCAGCGTCGTGGCCGACACGACGACCATCAACGCCGGCACCTACTACCGGTACGTCCGGATTGGCGGTGGGACCGCCGGGGCGGATACGCTGCGGGCTTCGGCCGCCGGCTTCGTGGACAGTCCGCCGGCGGGCGTGAACGTCGGGCTTGGACGGGTGGATGGCATCACGAACTGGCCGACCACGCTGGCGACGGATTCCGTGCAGGTGACGCTGTACACGCGGGCGCCCGACGCATCGATTCGCCGCGTGTCGGAGGCAACGACGTTCACGCTCGCGGCGACGGGGAACGTGCAGTTTGCGGTCGGTGGGGCGACCGTGGCGAGTGTGGTGGTGCCGGCGGACGGAATCAGCGTGAGCTTCTGGGTGAAGAGGCTGCCCGGAGGCGGGACAGCGAACGTCTCGATCTCGGCGGCCAACTACGCGACGTACAACTCGAACGTCGTGGTCAGTCCCTAG